A section of the Pseudomonas sp. FP453 genome encodes:
- the cmk gene encoding (d)CMP kinase codes for MNIKAPVITIDGPSGSGKGTIAGILAKRLGWCLLDSGALYRLLAFAARNHGVDLTNEESLKLLAAHLDVQFVGATEGHPQRIILEGDDVTDDLRNEQVGSWASQIAALPAVRDALLLRQRAFQEPPGLVADGRDMGTVVFPEAPLKVFLTASAEERARRRYLQLKGKVDGVSLSSLLDEIRARDERDTQRAVAPLKPAADAIQLDSTELSIEQVLERILSEIAIRDIAG; via the coding sequence GTGAATATTAAAGCACCGGTGATTACCATCGACGGGCCAAGCGGCTCGGGCAAAGGCACGATCGCCGGCATTCTGGCCAAGCGCCTGGGTTGGTGTCTGCTGGATTCCGGCGCGCTGTACCGCCTGCTGGCCTTTGCTGCGCGCAACCATGGCGTAGACCTGACCAACGAAGAATCCTTGAAGCTGTTGGCGGCGCATCTTGATGTGCAGTTCGTCGGGGCGACGGAAGGTCATCCGCAACGCATCATCCTGGAAGGGGATGATGTGACCGATGACCTGCGTAATGAGCAAGTCGGTTCCTGGGCTTCCCAGATAGCCGCACTACCGGCCGTGCGTGACGCATTGCTGCTGCGCCAGCGGGCTTTTCAAGAGCCCCCGGGCCTGGTGGCTGACGGGCGCGATATGGGAACCGTGGTGTTTCCCGAGGCGCCGCTGAAGGTTTTTCTGACGGCCAGCGCCGAGGAGCGGGCTCGCCGCCGCTACTTGCAGTTGAAGGGCAAAGTCGATGGTGTTAGTCTGTCGAGTCTGCTAGATGAGATCCGTGCACGTGATGAGCGTGATACCCAGCGCGCAGTAGCCCCGCTCAAGCCGGCGGCTGATGCGATACAGCTGGATTCCACGGAGTTGTCCATCGAGCAGGTGCTGGAACGCATCTTGAGCGAAATCGCCATTCGCGATATCGCCGGGTGA